The Chryseolinea soli genome contains a region encoding:
- a CDS encoding PAS domain S-box protein, with protein sequence MSTEIRAYTDLHAGETDALQNLMDSIPALIARVDCNLLLEYANKPFGQWFSRPDKTSGAFFNTTVGKEVFDQVQKHLGKVLFGRDASFNISFFHAGAHRYLDVMLTPEFDSRHHVKGFIFHGTDVTEKMNVQRDLHDYFENANIGLHWVNADGIIIRANPAELKMLGYEEHEYVGQHVSKFHKNQEAIQEIIRRLNNREVLSHFEAELICKDGSTRYVAINSSVLWEGSRFVHTRCFTIDITAQKLAALATQESEVRFKTMANLVPLIIWTTNEHGLCTFLNTKWKELTGENVEDGLGNLWLDVIHPEDRQNIEIAWAKSISERKVFEAKFRVRNDKGGYVVGYANSLPRFDANHTFIGYTGIIQDVTTQEQIKTSLERMVLDRTADLRKKNLELENAEQKLKTKNLELEKINGELSSFAHVASHDLQEPLRKIQTFTNRFVQSEAEKISQQGMDFIRRVQASANRMRDLIQDILSYSKTNQADHKVEMTDLNEILKEGIREFEVKIEETRAVIENKGLPTLPVVPFQFHQLFLNLISNALKFSKPDCPPSILFQYELTTANFVPGMQGVQNFHHIAVSDNGIGFEPQYAEKIFEIFNRLHGQRDVEGTGIGLAICKKVVERHGGKMTAQGELGNGATFHIYLPA encoded by the coding sequence ATGAGTACGGAAATAAGAGCCTATACCGATTTGCATGCCGGCGAAACCGACGCCTTGCAAAATCTCATGGATTCTATTCCGGCATTGATTGCCCGCGTTGACTGTAACCTGCTGCTGGAATACGCTAACAAACCCTTTGGCCAGTGGTTCTCGCGGCCGGATAAAACTTCCGGCGCCTTCTTCAATACCACCGTTGGAAAAGAAGTCTTTGATCAAGTTCAAAAGCATTTAGGCAAAGTGCTCTTCGGAAGGGACGCCAGTTTTAACATCTCGTTTTTTCACGCGGGCGCCCATCGGTATCTCGATGTGATGTTGACACCTGAGTTCGACTCACGCCACCACGTGAAGGGATTTATTTTTCACGGGACCGACGTCACCGAAAAGATGAATGTCCAACGCGATCTCCATGACTACTTCGAAAATGCAAATATCGGTTTGCATTGGGTGAACGCCGACGGCATCATTATCCGGGCCAACCCCGCTGAGCTGAAGATGCTGGGCTACGAAGAGCATGAATATGTGGGGCAGCATGTTTCAAAGTTTCATAAAAATCAAGAGGCGATCCAGGAGATCATCCGGCGCCTGAACAACCGGGAAGTACTTTCGCACTTTGAGGCAGAACTGATATGCAAAGATGGCTCGACGCGGTATGTGGCCATCAACTCAAGCGTGCTCTGGGAAGGGTCACGGTTTGTTCATACCCGCTGCTTCACCATCGACATCACGGCACAAAAGCTCGCCGCACTCGCCACCCAGGAAAGCGAAGTTCGCTTTAAGACGATGGCGAACCTGGTGCCGTTGATCATCTGGACCACCAATGAACATGGCCTCTGCACCTTCCTGAATACCAAATGGAAAGAATTGACGGGAGAAAACGTCGAGGATGGTTTGGGCAATTTGTGGTTGGATGTCATCCATCCTGAGGACCGCCAGAATATCGAAATTGCGTGGGCGAAGTCCATCTCAGAGAGGAAGGTCTTTGAGGCTAAATTCCGCGTGCGAAACGACAAAGGCGGCTATGTTGTGGGGTATGCCAATTCCCTTCCCCGGTTCGACGCGAACCACACCTTCATTGGATACACCGGGATCATTCAAGATGTCACCACGCAGGAGCAAATAAAAACTTCCCTGGAGCGAATGGTCCTGGATCGTACGGCCGATCTGCGAAAGAAAAATCTTGAACTGGAAAACGCCGAGCAAAAGCTTAAAACCAAGAATCTCGAACTGGAAAAAATAAACGGCGAATTGTCATCCTTCGCCCACGTGGCCAGCCACGATTTGCAGGAGCCGCTGCGTAAAATTCAAACGTTCACCAACCGGTTCGTTCAGTCCGAAGCCGAGAAAATTTCCCAGCAAGGAATGGATTTTATACGCCGGGTTCAAGCCTCGGCAAACCGGATGCGCGATCTGATCCAGGACATTCTCTCCTATTCAAAAACCAACCAGGCCGATCATAAAGTTGAAATGACGGATCTCAACGAAATTCTCAAAGAGGGCATCCGCGAGTTTGAAGTAAAAATTGAAGAAACGCGAGCGGTCATCGAGAACAAGGGACTCCCAACCCTCCCGGTTGTTCCGTTCCAGTTTCACCAATTGTTCTTAAATCTCATCAGCAATGCGTTGAAGTTCTCAAAACCCGACTGCCCTCCGTCTATTCTCTTTCAATATGAACTGACAACTGCCAACTTTGTTCCAGGGATGCAAGGTGTTCAAAATTTCCACCACATCGCTGTGTCGGATAACGGGATCGGGTTCGAGCCGCAGTACGCCGAAAAGATCTTCGAAATATTTAACCGGCTCCACGGCCAGCGCGATGTCGAAGGCACAGGGATCGGTCTCGCCATCTGCAAAAAAGTTGTCGAGCGTCATGGTGGAAAAATGACCGCCCAGGGCGAATTGGGCAACGGCGCAACATTTCACATTTATCTACCCGCTTAA
- a CDS encoding MEDS domain-containing protein produces MKTLKTHNDWTKSPGNVFWAEIAPYDHVVQIYDNDETFLNTLFAFVTDGIKSKDCVIVIATKPHLESLNEKLYQSGFSLDDLSARNLYLSLDAEAALSKFMVNDWPDATLFLDLVSSLIAKAKKDNRRVRAFGEMVAVLWAREQVGATVRLEQLWNQFCESQAFCLFCAYPQSGFTQDAVDSVLHICSAHSKMISTGNDRGISDIYYKSVGIA; encoded by the coding sequence ATGAAAACACTCAAGACTCACAACGATTGGACAAAATCACCTGGCAATGTGTTCTGGGCAGAAATTGCTCCGTATGATCATGTCGTGCAAATTTATGACAATGACGAAACGTTTTTAAATACACTTTTTGCTTTTGTCACCGATGGCATAAAATCCAAGGACTGTGTCATCGTCATTGCGACAAAACCGCATTTGGAATCTTTGAATGAAAAATTGTATCAATCCGGCTTCAGTCTCGACGACCTCAGTGCCCGGAACTTGTATCTATCGTTAGACGCAGAAGCGGCGCTGTCGAAGTTTATGGTGAATGACTGGCCCGATGCAACACTTTTCCTGGATCTGGTCTCCAGCCTGATCGCCAAGGCGAAGAAAGATAATCGCCGGGTCAGGGCGTTCGGAGAAATGGTGGCCGTACTTTGGGCCCGCGAACAGGTTGGCGCCACCGTTAGGCTCGAACAATTGTGGAACCAATTCTGTGAATCCCAAGCGTTCTGTTTATTCTGCGCCTATCCTCAAAGTGGATTCACCCAGGATGCCGTTGATTCCGTGTTGCACATTTGCAGCGCCCACTCAAAAATGATCTCGACGGGAAACGATAGAGGCATAAGCGATATTTATTACAAGTCTGTGGGGATCGCCTGA